In Blattabacterium cuenoti, the genomic window AAAATATTAATGAATAAAATAAGGATTATAAAACAAAATATAACCAAATATTTTGGTAAAAATTCTTATGAAAAAGAAAAAATAAATAAATTTTATTTATCTAAAATTGTGTTCAAAAATCCTGTAGCATTGAAATTGTTATGTTCTATTGTTCATCCATGGATATCATTTGATTTTAAACAATGGAGATCGTCAATACAACAAAAAACTATATATGTAATAAAGGAATCAGCTATATTATTTGAAAGTGGTAGTTATAAGGAATGTGATTTGATTATTTCTATAACTTCATCCAAAGAAAATATGATAAAAAGAATAATGAAAAGAGATAATTTAAATGAAAATGAAATTATAGATCGTTTAAAAAATCAAATATCTAATAAAAAAAGAGAAAAAAAATCTAATATTATAATTAAAAATTGTTTATCAACACATCACTTACAAAAAGAAGCAGATAGAATACATAAATTGATAAAAAAACTAATTATGCATTAATATGGGTAAAGGAGACAAAAAAACAAGAAGAGGAAAAATAATAAACAAAACTTATGGAAATCTTCGTCCAAAGAAGAGAAATGCTAGAAAAAAGAAAAAAACAATTAAGAATTAAAAATTTTCATCTTTTTTACCGGTAAAAATAGATAAAAAATATATCAATTGAGCTAAACTACCCAAAGCAGAAACTACATAAGTCATAGCGGCCCAATTTAGTGATTCTTTAGCTTTGTGATATTCTTGTTGATTTACCACATTTTTATTTCTTAGCCAAGTCAAAGCTCTATTACTTGCATCAAATTCTATAGGTAATGTAATAAAAGAAAAAATCACAACTAAAAAAAATAATCCTATTCCTAGTTTAAGGATCAAAGAATCTTTTCCTCCTGAACTATAAAAAATAGTTAGTCCAGACATAATTGCTATATTTATAAATTTAGAACTAAAATTAAGAATAGGAACTAAATGATTTCGTAACTTTAATAAATTATAACCTAATCTATGCTGTAAAGCATGCCCACATTCATGTGCTGCTACTGCAACTGAAGCAGCGGTTCTATCGTTGTAAACTTTTTCACTCAAATTAATTGTTTTATTAATTGGATTATAATGATCAGTTAATTCCCCTTCTACAGAAAGAACATGAACATCATGTATACCATGATCTGTTAACATTTTTTCTGCTATTTCTTTTCCGCTCATATGTGAATGTAAGTAGAGTTTAGAATAATTTCTGAACTTGTTTTTTAATATTGTATTGACAATAATACTGACCAAAAAAGTAGTCCCCACAATTAAATAGTAAGTCATAAAAATCTATTTATTTTTAACAAAATTATTAATTTATCAATTAAAATGAAAATATATATAAATTAGCTTATATGTCAAACTTTTGACGATGAATATACCAAAAGTAAACAACTTAAAAAGAGTCGTTATTATTGGTGCTGGATTTGCAGGATTACAAGTAGCAAAAAAATTAAGAAGAGATAAGTTTCAAGTGGTACTTATAGATAAAAATAATTATCATACTTTTCAACCTTTATTGTATCAAGTAGCTACGGCAGGTCTAGAACCAGATTCTATAGCGCATTCTATTAGAAATATCATTAAAAAAACAAAAAACTTTTTTTTTAGATTAGCTTTTGTTCATTATATCAATACAAAAGAACAAAAAATATATACAAATGTAGGGAATTTACCTTATGATTATTTAATTGTGGCAACAGGATCTGTTACCAATTATTTTGGAAATAAAAATATAGAATCTTTTGCTTTCCCTATGAAATCTATTCCAGAAGCTTTAAATTTAAGAAGTCTTATTTTACAAGATTTTGAATCTGCTTTATTAACAAAAAATGATAAAGAAAAAAAAAGACTTATGACTTTTGTTATTGTAGGAGGAGGACCTACTGGAGTGGAATTAGCTGGAGCTTTAGCTGAAATGAAAAAATATGTCCTACCACATGATTATCCCGATTTAGATATTCAATATATGAATATTCATTTATTACAAGCTACTTCTAGATTATTAGATGGAATGTCTAAACAATCGGCTCAAGAAGCTTACAAAAATTTAAAGGAATTAGGTGTTATTATTTGGTTGAATTGTTTAGTTAAAGATTATGATGGAGAAATAGTTTTTATGGAAAAAAATAAAAAAATAGAATCTTCTAATGTAATATGGGCTGCAGGAGTAAAAGGTGCTATTATAAAAGGTTTTTTAAAAGAAGACATGGAAGGAAATAGAATTCTAGTCGATAATTTCCTTAAAGCTGTAAGGTACAAAAATATTTTCGCTATTGGAGATGTAGCTTACATAAATGAAAATAAACATTATCCCAACGGTTATCCCATGACGGCTCAACCTGCAATACAACAAGGAAATTATTTAGCTAAAAACTTAAATTGTTTTTTTTCAAATAATTCGAACATGAAACCTTTTATTTACAAAAATTTAGGATCTATGGCTACGATCGGAAGAAACAAAGCCGTATGTGATTTTCCTTATTTAAAATTAAAGGGATTTTTAGCATGGATTGTTTGGATGTTTGTTCATTTAGTTAGTTTAGTAGGTTTTAGAAATAGAGCAATAGCTTTAACAAATTGGGTTATTCAATATTTTCATTATAACAAAAGTGTACGTTTAATTATAAGACCATTTTATAGAAAAAAAAATCATTTGAAAATAAGTTGAGAAAGAATATTTTTTATTTTATTCTCTGTTTCTATATATTCTTGATGAATATTGCTATCTATAGTAATTCCACTTCCAGCATATAAAATCATTTCTCTTTTATTTTCTTTTATATTGACACATCTTAAATTAAGATATAATTCCATTTGATCTTTATGAACTGTTCCAATATATCCCGTGTAAAAATTTCTTTCATATTCTTCATTTTTACGAATAAAATTTAATGATTTATTTTTTGGAAAACCACATATAGAAGGAGTTGGATGTAAACGATTTAAAATTTCATAATAATCAGGTTTATCAAGAAAATAAAAAAAAATTAGAGTTTCTAAGTGTTTTAAATGACCTATTTTTGTAGTTTTAGTTTTCTTTATATGAATGGTTCCTTTATAAGACTTTAATAAATGAATTATATATTTTATAACAATTTTATGTTCTTCAACTTCCTTTTTTGTCCATTTATTGGATCCCCAAATAGTACCTGCTAATGCTGAAGTTTTCAATTTTTTATTATAACATTTCATTAACAATTCTGGAGTGCATCCTATCCAAAATCCATGATAAAAATCATACCAAAGACTAATTAAAGCATTAGGATAAGTATAAATTAATTTTATAAAAGTACTTTTAAAGTAAAAATTCCGAAAAGGAATTTTTATAGATCTGGATAAAACTACTTTTTTAAAAAAACCTTTTTTTATATTTTCAATAGCTTTTTTTATTAAGTTTTTATATTTACAAGAGTCTATTAAAAAAGAAGAATTTTTTTCACAAAGAGAAAATAAAATGTTTTCTTTTTTATATTTATATAATTCTTGTATATCTATATAATAAATTTCTTTTGGATATATTTTTATGGTATGATCATTATTAAAATTTTTAATTAAAAAAAATTTTTCACCTATATAATTGTAATCAGAATAAAAAAATATTTTTTTATCGTAAGGTTTTTTAAAAAGAACAAAATTATTGTGGTTGGAATAATCTTCTAAAATTTTCTTATATAAAGAGAAAACACTAATTTTTTTTGACATATTTATTTTTTTGGAATTATGATATTAGTTAGTTTACAAAAACTAATAATATTTTTTTTTTCATCGTAAACATTAACTTGAATAAAATGTAAAGTATTTCCTTTATGAAAAATTTTAGCTTTAGCAAATAAAATTCCTTTTTTTTTTATAGATCGAATATGATTTGCAGAAATTTCAATACTAAAAACATTTAGATCTTCTTTATTTTCATTTTTAATATTTATAAAAGAAATAGAACTTCCAACGCTTTCAGCTAAAATTATAGTAGCACCTCCATGTATATAACCAAAAGGTTGAAATATTTTATGATTTACAGGCATTTTTGCTATCAATATATCTAATTGAATAGATAAAAAAATAAATTGAATTTGCATCATGTTTATCAATGTATTTTTTTTTAAATTATTCAATTCATTTAATAGCTTTTTAGTTTTTTTTTCCATAAATAAAAAACAAAACAATATAAAATTTATTATATAATCAATTTACATTATATTATTTTATCTATTTTTTCAAGGATATTAAATCAAAAAATTAGTGAATATGAATGTTAAAAAGAAAAAACAAGATCATGAAAATCTTATTCCTTTAATAGGAATAAAAAATCAAATTGTAGGATTCGAAAAAAAAGAAAAAATTCATACAGAGGGATTACTACATAGTGCAGTTTCTGTTTTTATTTTTAATTTAGAAAATGATTTAATGTTGCAAAAAAGATCTTCAAAAAAATATCATTCTTCTTTGCTTTGGACTAACACTTGTTGTAGTCATCCTAGAAAAAACGAATCTGTTTTAAAAGCTGCACATCGTTGTTTAATAGAAGAAATGGGTTTTGATTGTTTTCTAGAACAAAAATTTAGTTTTACTTATCATGAATTTTTAAATAATGGTTTAATAGAAAATGAATTGGATCATGTTTTTGTTGGATTTTATGAAAAATCACCTATTATAAATTTCAAAGAAGTAGACAATTGGAAATGGATTTCATTAAATGAATTAATTAAAAGTATTCATATACATCCAAATTCTTATACTATTTGGTTAAAAATTATTGTTAAAAATTATTTAAATCAGTTAAAATCTATTAAAATATGATAGCTACTATAAGTCGAAAAGGATATTTTAGTGCTGCACATAGACTTTACAATAATCATTGGGATTATCAAAAAAATATCGAAATATTTGGAAAATGTGCACATTTAAATTATCATGGACACAATTATGAATATATTGTAAGTGTTACAGGAGAGATAGATTCGGAAACAGGATTTGTTTTCAATTTAGATAAATTAAAATATATTCTTTATAATGAAATAGAAAAACTTTTTGATCATAAAAATATTAACTTAGATATTAAAGAATTTTCATCCATCAATCCCACTATAGAAAATATTGTTGTTTTCATGTGGAATCAAATAAATAAAAAAATATCTTCCAACTTGGATTTAAAAATAACTTTGTACGAAACGAAAAATAATTTTGTTGAATATGACGGAAAATAATAAAAATTTTATTAAAAAAACAATTTTATATAATCATCACATTCATTTAGGAGCTAAAATGGTGAATTATTCCGGATTTTATATGCCACTTCAATATACCTCTTCCTTAACAGAACATATGTCTGTAAGAAATTATGCTGGTATTTTTGATGTAAGTCATATGGGAAAATTTATTTTGAAAGGAAAACATTCTATAGATTTAATTCAATATCTAAGCACAAATGATTTATATAAAATAAAAATTGGACAAGCTCAATATACTTGTTTCATTAATGATAAAGGAGGGATTATTGATGATTTAGTAGTTTATAAAATTTCGGAAGAAAATTTTTTACTTATAGTTAATGCTGCTAATATTAATAAAAATAAAAAATGGATAAATGATAATATTAAAAAATATAAATATAGCGATATAAAATTAATAGATACTTCTTTAAAATATTCGCTTATAGCAATTCAAGGTCCATTATCTTTATTTCATGTTCAAAAATTAACAGATATTCCATTAAATGAAATTCCTTTTTATCACTTTAAAATAGGAAAATTTTCAGGGATAAGAAATGTATTAATTTCTCGTACAGGATATACAGGGTCCAAAGGCATAGAAATTTATGTTTCTAATGAAAATACAGAAAAAATATGGAATGATATTCTAGAACTAGAAATAGAAAATCATAAAATAATTCCTTGTGGAATAGCAAGTAGAAATTCATTGAGACTAGAAATGGGGTACCGTTTATATGGACAAGATCTTTCTGAAGAGATAACACCTATTGAAGCGAATTTAGTTTGGATTATTAAATTCGAAAAAAAATTTATAGCAAAAAAAATATTGCAAAAACAAAAAAAAGAAGGAAAATACAAAAGGTTTATATCCTTTATTATTGAAGAAAAAAATAATATTCCTAGACAAGGATACATATTAGTAGATGAAAATGAAAAACCTATTGGTTATGTAACTTCTGGAGTATACTCCCCAGTTTTAAAAAAAGGTATTGGAATAGGATATTTAACAAATCAACAAAAAACAAATTATGTATTTCTTTTGATAAGAAATAAGAAAGTACTCATTAAAATGGTAAAATTACCTTTTATCAGGATAAAAAATTAAATGTTGAATCTTCGTTTGTCTTATAATAATAAAATCACAATAAAATGGTAAAATTACCTTTTATCAGGATAAAAAATTAAATGTTGAATCTTCGTTTGTCTTATAATAATAAAATCACAATCTTATCAATAAAAAAAGCATAATATATTTACAACATATTAAAAAAAATTTTTTTTTAGCTATTCCCGTATTTTTTACTCAATTAGGCCTAATATGTGTTGGTTTATCTGATAATATAATGGTTGGATTTCTAGGAAAAAAAGCTCTAGCTTCAGTTTCATTAGCTAATGCTGTTTTTTTTATCATGATCATTTTTGGATTAGGGGTATCCACAGCCATTTCTTCTTTAATCGCATCTATAGATGCAAAACAAGAATATAAAAAAGGAGCTATTATTTTTCATCATGGATTAATTTTAAATTTTTTTTTATCCGTATTTATGTATGGATTAATACATATATTTTATTATATTTTTCCTTATTTAGGACAACCTAAAGAAATATTAAATGAAACTATTTCTTTTTTAAAAATAATATCTATTTCTTTTATTCCTTGGATGATATTTGAAGTATTTCGAAAATTTTCAGAAGGTTTATCTTTAGTATTTCCTAGTCTTATTGTCACTTGGATATCAGCTTTTATAAACATTATATTAAATTATATATTTCTTAATGGGATCTATGGTTTTCCTAAATTAGGAATTATTGGAGTGGCTTATGCTACTTTAATATCTCGCATAATAATGCTAATAGGTATTTTTATTTTATTGTATAAACACAAAAAAGTACAGAATTACTACAAACAATTAAGATATTTTTTTTTATATAAGAAATATATAAAAAAAATATTAAAGATAGGAATTCCTTCTGGATTACATATGTTATTTGAAATAAGTGCTTTTGCTATTTCTTCTTTTATATCAGGAAAATGTGGAATCAAAGTATTAGCTGCTCATCAAATAGTTATTAACTTAGTATCTTCTACTTTTCTTCTCAGTACAGGTTTTTCTGTAGCAGCTACAATAAGAATAGGAAATCAACTAGCTTTAAAAAATTATTTAGAATTAAGAAGAATAGGAAAATCTATTTTTTTTATGGGCATTATTTTTATGTTAATTTGTAGTTTTTTCTTTTTTTTCTTTAGAAGCTATATTCCTTATTTATATATAAAAAACGATTATGAAGTTATTCAAATTGCAGAAAAAATGATTGTCATAGCCAGTATTTTTCAATTATCTGATGGATTACAAGGAATCATTCTCGGAGCTTTAAGAGGATTACAAGATGTTCGTATTCCAATGTGTATTAGTTTTTTTTCTTATTGGATTATAGCTCTTCCTACAGCATGGTTTTTATCTATTAATATGGGAGGAATAGGTGTGTGGATTGGATTAGGGTTAGGATTAACTATATCCGCTATGTTACTTTTTATAAGATATGAAACTATAATTAAAAAACTTATAAGAAAAAAAGTAATAAACGTTTAATATTCAAGTAAATAATTATATAATATTACAGTTCATATTAAATATCTATATTTGATATGAGATTAGAATTTTAATAGAATTTTTACCATTCTTTTATGAAAACATTTCAAGAATACGATTTTTTTAACGATAATATAATTCAAGCTATAGAAGCTATTGGATTTAAGTATCCAACACCAATCCAAGAAAAAGTTATTCCTTTTTTGTTATCTTCAAAGAAAGATATTATAGCATTAGCTCAAACTGGGACAGGAAAAACAGCGGCTTTTGGACTTCCAATTATTCAGAAAATGAATTTACAATCCAATGATCCTCAAGCTTTAATTTTATGTCCTACAAGAGAATTATGTATACAAATAACTCGTGATCTTTGTCGTTTTTCAAAATTTACAATGTTTGTAAAAATTATTTCTTTATATGGAGGAGCTAATATCAATTCTCAAATAAAATCCTTAAAAAATAAAACTCATATTATAGTAGGAACTCCAGGAAGGATTATTGATTTAATAAAAAGAAAAAAATTATATTTTAATGAAATTCAATATTTAGTACTTGATGAAGCAGATGAAATGCTCAATATGGGATTTAAAGATGAATTAGATTATATCATAGAAAAATTACCGAAGAAAAGACAAAGTTTATTATTTTCAGCTACAATGTCTAAATATATGAATGTCATAGCACATAAATATTTAATAGATCCTGTAGAAATTGTTACAGGAAAAAAAAATATAGGGTCCGATGATGTTAAACATGTTTATTACATAATAGAAAATTTGAATAAAAAATATTTAACTTTGAAAAGAATTGTGGATATTAATCCTAATATTTATGGAATTATATTTTGTAGTACTAAAAAAGAGACTAAAGAAATAGCCGAATATTTAATCAAAGACGGTTATAATGCTGATGCTTTGTATGGTGATCTTTCACAATCACAACG contains:
- the coaE gene encoding dephospho-CoA kinase (Dephospho-CoA kinase (CoaE) performs the final step in coenzyme A biosynthesis.), with amino-acid sequence MIKKIRNENKKMLVGITGKMGSGKSLFSSFLKKKGIPIYYSDQRGKILMNKIRIIKQNITKYFGKNSYEKEKINKFYLSKIVFKNPVALKLLCSIVHPWISFDFKQWRSSIQQKTIYVIKESAILFESGSYKECDLIISITSSKENMIKRIMKRDNLNENEIIDRLKNQISNKKREKKSNIIIKNCLSTHHLQKEADRIHKLIKKLIMH
- a CDS encoding zinc metallopeptidase, which codes for MTYYLIVGTTFLVSIIVNTILKNKFRNYSKLYLHSHMSGKEIAEKMLTDHGIHDVHVLSVEGELTDHYNPINKTINLSEKVYNDRTAASVAVAAHECGHALQHRLGYNLLKLRNHLVPILNFSSKFINIAIMSGLTIFYSSGGKDSLILKLGIGLFFLVVIFSFITLPIEFDASNRALTWLRNKNVVNQQEYHKAKESLNWAAMTYVVSALGSLAQLIYFLSIFTGKKDENF
- the gcvT gene encoding glycine cleavage system aminomethyltransferase GcvT; the encoded protein is MTENNKNFIKKTILYNHHIHLGAKMVNYSGFYMPLQYTSSLTEHMSVRNYAGIFDVSHMGKFILKGKHSIDLIQYLSTNDLYKIKIGQAQYTCFINDKGGIIDDLVVYKISEENFLLIVNAANINKNKKWINDNIKKYKYSDIKLIDTSLKYSLIAIQGPLSLFHVQKLTDIPLNEIPFYHFKIGKFSGIRNVLISRTGYTGSKGIEIYVSNENTEKIWNDILELEIENHKIIPCGIASRNSLRLEMGYRLYGQDLSEEITPIEANLVWIIKFEKKFIAKKILQKQKKEGKYKRFISFIIEEKNNIPRQGYILVDENEKPIGYVTSGVYSPVLKKGIGIGYLTNQQKTNYVFLLIRNKKVLIKMVKLPFIRIKN
- the idi gene encoding isopentenyl-diphosphate Delta-isomerase; its protein translation is MNVKKKKQDHENLIPLIGIKNQIVGFEKKEKIHTEGLLHSAVSVFIFNLENDLMLQKRSSKKYHSSLLWTNTCCSHPRKNESVLKAAHRCLIEEMGFDCFLEQKFSFTYHEFLNNGLIENELDHVFVGFYEKSPIINFKEVDNWKWISLNELIKSIHIHPNSYTIWLKIIVKNYLNQLKSIKI
- a CDS encoding DEAD/DEAH box helicase codes for the protein MKTFQEYDFFNDNIIQAIEAIGFKYPTPIQEKVIPFLLSSKKDIIALAQTGTGKTAAFGLPIIQKMNLQSNDPQALILCPTRELCIQITRDLCRFSKFTMFVKIISLYGGANINSQIKSLKNKTHIIVGTPGRIIDLIKRKKLYFNEIQYLVLDEADEMLNMGFKDELDYIIEKLPKKRQSLLFSATMSKYMNVIAHKYLIDPVEIVTGKKNIGSDDVKHVYYIIENLNKKYLTLKRIVDINPNIYGIIFCSTKKETKEIAEYLIKDGYNADALYGDLSQSQRESVMNRFRNRNLQFLVATDVAARGLDVNNITHVINYNLPKESEIYVHRSGRTGRAGNTGISVCIIQTKEIRNLREFEKKIGINFKRIMVPSGEEICEKQLFYFIEKVKKVVVDEKLMKKFLPEIQKNLEFFDKKELIKRFSWIEFNHFINFYKNSKDLNPIFYKKTYNSNKKKLFLKTKKLKRESFSKLFMNIGSKDNLTKLGLINLINQVVNNSHINIGHIEILSNFSLFEVEKRYRNKILIGMSRINHFGRPISIEIKN
- a CDS encoding 6-pyruvoyl trahydropterin synthase family protein — protein: MIATISRKGYFSAAHRLYNNHWDYQKNIEIFGKCAHLNYHGHNYEYIVSVTGEIDSETGFVFNLDKLKYILYNEIEKLFDHKNINLDIKEFSSINPTIENIVVFMWNQINKKISSNLDLKITLYETKNNFVEYDGK
- a CDS encoding MATE family efflux transporter translates to MVGFLGKKALASVSLANAVFFIMIIFGLGVSTAISSLIASIDAKQEYKKGAIIFHHGLILNFFLSVFMYGLIHIFYYIFPYLGQPKEILNETISFLKIISISFIPWMIFEVFRKFSEGLSLVFPSLIVTWISAFINIILNYIFLNGIYGFPKLGIIGVAYATLISRIIMLIGIFILLYKHKKVQNYYKQLRYFFLYKKYIKKILKIGIPSGLHMLFEISAFAISSFISGKCGIKVLAAHQIVINLVSSTFLLSTGFSVAATIRIGNQLALKNYLELRRIGKSIFFMGIIFMLICSFFFFFFRSYIPYLYIKNDYEVIQIAEKMIVIASIFQLSDGLQGIILGALRGLQDVRIPMCISFFSYWIIALPTAWFLSINMGGIGVWIGLGLGLTISAMLLFIRYETIIKKLIRKKVINV
- a CDS encoding NAD(P)/FAD-dependent oxidoreductase, producing MNIPKVNNLKRVVIIGAGFAGLQVAKKLRRDKFQVVLIDKNNYHTFQPLLYQVATAGLEPDSIAHSIRNIIKKTKNFFFRLAFVHYINTKEQKIYTNVGNLPYDYLIVATGSVTNYFGNKNIESFAFPMKSIPEALNLRSLILQDFESALLTKNDKEKKRLMTFVIVGGGPTGVELAGALAEMKKYVLPHDYPDLDIQYMNIHLLQATSRLLDGMSKQSAQEAYKNLKELGVIIWLNCLVKDYDGEIVFMEKNKKIESSNVIWAAGVKGAIIKGFLKEDMEGNRILVDNFLKAVRYKNIFAIGDVAYINENKHYPNGYPMTAQPAIQQGNYLAKNLNCFFSNNSNMKPFIYKNLGSMATIGRNKAVCDFPYLKLKGFLAWIVWMFVHLVSLVGFRNRAIALTNWVIQYFHYNKSVRLIIRPFYRKKNHLKIS
- a CDS encoding 30S ribosomal protein THX, which produces MGKGDKKTRRGKIINKTYGNLRPKKRNARKKKKTIKN
- a CDS encoding chorismate-binding protein, yielding MSKKISVFSLYKKILEDYSNHNNFVLFKKPYDKKIFFYSDYNYIGEKFFLIKNFNNDHTIKIYPKEIYYIDIQELYKYKKENILFSLCEKNSSFLIDSCKYKNLIKKAIENIKKGFFKKVVLSRSIKIPFRNFYFKSTFIKLIYTYPNALISLWYDFYHGFWIGCTPELLMKCYNKKLKTSALAGTIWGSNKWTKKEVEEHKIVIKYIIHLLKSYKGTIHIKKTKTTKIGHLKHLETLIFFYFLDKPDYYEILNRLHPTPSICGFPKNKSLNFIRKNEEYERNFYTGYIGTVHKDQMELYLNLRCVNIKENKREMILYAGSGITIDSNIHQEYIETENKIKNILSQLIFK
- a CDS encoding hotdog fold thioesterase → MEKKTKKLLNELNNLKKNTLINMMQIQFIFLSIQLDILIAKMPVNHKIFQPFGYIHGGATIILAESVGSSISFINIKNENKEDLNVFSIEISANHIRSIKKKGILFAKAKIFHKGNTLHFIQVNVYDEKKNIISFCKLTNIIIPKK